From Chryseobacterium sp. IHB B 17019, one genomic window encodes:
- the nuoH gene encoding NADH-quinone oxidoreductase subunit NuoH encodes MDLLTFKLILVLALFLLSLTIAAYSTWAERKVASIMQDRIGPNRAGPFGLLQPLADGGKFFFKEDFTPANAEKFLFVLGPALVMFISLITGAVIPWGKSLNIGGTSFDLQVANIDVGVLFIIGMASIGVYGIMIGGWASNNKYSLLGAIRASSQMISYELAMGLALLSIIMMTGSLDLKVITENQTTGKLWGVIPWVSGLNWNIFYQPIAFLVFFTAALAETNRHPFDLPECESELVTGYSTEYSSMKLGLYMFGEYVNMFISNAFMVVLFFGGYNYPGIEWVTQNWGENVAGIISIGAFLTKTVIGILIFMWIRWTLPRFRYDQLMHLGWKTLIPMALVNLLITGAVILAFGN; translated from the coding sequence ATGGATTTACTTACATTTAAACTTATACTTGTACTAGCGCTTTTCCTGCTTTCGTTGACGATTGCGGCCTACTCTACATGGGCAGAAAGAAAAGTTGCCTCAATCATGCAGGATAGAATTGGTCCCAACAGAGCCGGACCTTTCGGGTTGCTGCAGCCTCTTGCAGACGGTGGAAAGTTTTTCTTTAAAGAAGATTTTACGCCTGCTAATGCAGAGAAATTCCTTTTTGTACTGGGACCTGCTTTGGTGATGTTTATTTCATTAATTACAGGAGCGGTTATTCCTTGGGGTAAAAGTTTAAATATCGGAGGTACTTCTTTTGATTTACAGGTTGCCAACATTGATGTTGGGGTACTTTTCATCATCGGAATGGCTTCCATCGGTGTATACGGAATCATGATCGGAGGTTGGGCTTCGAACAATAAATATTCATTATTAGGTGCCATCCGTGCTTCTTCTCAAATGATTTCTTACGAATTGGCAATGGGATTGGCTTTACTTTCTATCATTATGATGACTGGAAGTTTAGATTTAAAAGTAATTACCGAAAATCAGACAACGGGAAAACTATGGGGAGTTATTCCTTGGGTTTCCGGTCTGAACTGGAATATTTTCTACCAGCCAATTGCATTCTTAGTATTCTTTACAGCCGCTTTGGCAGAAACCAACAGACACCCTTTCGATTTGCCTGAGTGTGAATCTGAATTGGTAACAGGATATTCTACGGAATATTCATCAATGAAGTTAGGGTTGTATATGTTTGGTGAATATGTGAATATGTTTATCTCCAATGCGTTCATGGTGGTTCTCTTCTTCGGAGGTTACAACTACCCGGGCATTGAATGGGTAACTCAGAACTGGGGAGAAAACGTTGCCGGAATTATTAGTATTGGAGCATTTTTAACAAAAACGGTAATCGGAATTTTGATCTTTATGTGGATCAGATGGACGCTTCCAAGATTCAGATATGACCAATTAATGCACTTAGGTTGGAAAACTTTAATTCCAATGGCATTGGTAAACCTGCTGATTACAGGAGCTGTAATTTTAGCATTTGGAAATTAA
- a CDS encoding NADH-quinone oxidoreductase subunit N, whose amino-acid sequence MSVLIIVFLTAVVALFSGVFEQGKFARYIGILGLIIALCVSFMPECAFFEQYRHMYDYTANTALFTKISIVTTLLLFFLGGFAFSNHRSHQSELYALMLFALCGGITLFGFQNLVTLFLGVEILSIPLYVMAGANKTDLRSNEASIKYFLMGAFATGFLLFGIAFIYGSTGSFDLYKIQDFGVSNPKDAMFILGVLLILCALAFKVALAPFHMWSPDVYYGAPSLITAFMASVVKISGFFALFRLMTIGFGGVTEEWINVFGVFLIITLLLANVMGLAQTNAKRMLAYSSVSHAGYIGLVFFGMTSLSTYNLAFYLFAYSLSTVGVFMCLIYVEKLKRETSFGAFKGLAKSEPLLATVAAISMLSMAGVPLTAGFMGKFALFSQAMNSKHGVFLVLIAVLGSAVSIAYYLRLIISMFFFKESTFKSSEKVTITYNIVAVFVIASIIILGVFPDLFARQFGL is encoded by the coding sequence ATGAGTGTTTTAATTATTGTTTTCCTAACGGCAGTTGTTGCGTTATTTTCAGGAGTTTTTGAACAAGGGAAATTCGCAAGATACATTGGGATTTTGGGATTAATCATCGCATTATGTGTAAGTTTCATGCCGGAATGTGCGTTCTTCGAACAGTACAGACACATGTACGACTATACTGCAAATACTGCGTTATTCACTAAAATATCAATCGTAACGACATTATTGTTGTTCTTTTTGGGAGGTTTTGCATTCAGCAACCACAGAAGCCACCAGTCAGAATTATATGCATTGATGCTTTTTGCACTTTGCGGTGGAATTACCCTTTTCGGATTCCAGAATTTAGTAACGCTTTTCCTGGGAGTTGAAATCCTTTCTATTCCTTTATACGTAATGGCCGGAGCTAATAAAACTGATTTAAGATCAAACGAGGCTTCTATCAAATATTTCCTGATGGGTGCATTTGCAACAGGTTTCTTACTGTTCGGTATTGCATTTATCTACGGAAGTACCGGAAGTTTTGATTTATATAAAATCCAGGATTTCGGAGTTTCAAATCCTAAAGATGCCATGTTTATTTTAGGAGTTTTATTAATCCTTTGTGCATTGGCATTTAAGGTAGCATTGGCCCCTTTCCACATGTGGAGTCCTGATGTGTATTACGGAGCACCTTCACTGATCACGGCGTTTATGGCGAGTGTTGTGAAAATCTCAGGATTTTTTGCCTTGTTCAGATTAATGACCATCGGATTCGGTGGTGTTACAGAAGAATGGATTAATGTTTTCGGAGTATTTTTAATCATTACTTTGCTTTTGGCGAACGTTATGGGTCTTGCTCAAACGAATGCAAAAAGAATGTTGGCATACTCTTCAGTTTCACACGCAGGATACATCGGGTTGGTTTTCTTCGGAATGACGAGCCTTTCCACTTATAATTTAGCATTTTACTTATTTGCTTACTCTTTATCGACAGTAGGAGTTTTCATGTGTCTTATTTATGTAGAAAAACTGAAAAGAGAAACTTCTTTCGGAGCTTTCAAAGGATTGGCAAAATCTGAGCCTCTATTAGCAACCGTAGCTGCAATTTCAATGCTTTCTATGGCTGGAGTTCCGTTAACGGCTGGTTTCATGGGGAAATTTGCATTATTCTCCCAGGCAATGAATTCTAAACATGGGGTTTTCTTAGTATTGATCGCGGTTTTAGGATCTGCAGTTTCAATTGCTTATTATTTAAGATTAATTATATCAATGTTCTTCTTTAAAGAAAGCACATTCAAATCTTCGGAGAAAGTAACGATTACTTATAATATTGTTGCCGTTTTTGTTATCGCTTCAATTATTATTTTAGGAGTATTTCCGGATTTATTTGCAAGACAATTCGGACTGTAA
- a CDS encoding 2Fe-2S iron-sulfur cluster-binding protein gives MSEEVKKFKITIDGQTTEVLPGTSILEAARQIGGKSVPPAMCYYSKLETSGGRCRTCLVEVSKGSEADPRPMPKLVASCRTNVMDGMEVKNLSSEKAQEGRKAVTEFLLVNHPLDCPVCDQAGECHLQDLGYEYGNPETRTEFERNTYDADDLGPNIKLNMNRCILCARCVLTANQLTESRDHGILFRGDHAEISTYLNKALDNDFIGNIIDVCPVGALTDRTARFASRVWFTKPMNASCKCDKCSGKATVWMKGDEIIRVTARKDQWGEVEEFICDTCRFERKELSDWNLEGPRHIDRHSVISLNHYEKPKDELRVLDNPMAKEISEKDEK, from the coding sequence ATGAGCGAAGAGGTTAAAAAATTCAAAATAACAATAGACGGACAGACTACTGAAGTTTTGCCTGGAACTTCTATTTTGGAAGCAGCAAGACAAATCGGTGGAAAATCTGTACCTCCTGCAATGTGCTACTACAGCAAATTGGAAACCAGCGGAGGTAGATGCAGAACTTGCCTGGTAGAAGTTTCTAAAGGGTCTGAAGCAGATCCTCGCCCTATGCCAAAATTGGTTGCAAGCTGCAGAACGAACGTAATGGATGGTATGGAAGTGAAAAACCTTTCTTCCGAAAAAGCTCAGGAAGGCAGAAAAGCTGTCACCGAGTTTTTATTGGTAAATCACCCGTTAGACTGCCCTGTCTGTGATCAGGCCGGTGAATGTCATCTTCAGGATTTAGGTTACGAATACGGAAACCCGGAAACAAGAACTGAATTTGAAAGAAATACCTACGATGCCGATGATCTTGGTCCGAATATCAAATTGAACATGAATCGTTGTATTCTGTGTGCAAGATGTGTATTGACCGCTAATCAATTAACTGAATCAAGAGATCACGGAATTCTTTTCAGAGGAGATCACGCTGAAATTTCTACTTATTTAAATAAAGCTTTAGATAATGACTTTATCGGAAACATTATCGATGTTTGCCCGGTAGGTGCATTAACAGACAGAACGGCTCGTTTTGCAAGCAGAGTTTGGTTCACAAAACCAATGAACGCTTCTTGCAAATGTGATAAATGTTCAGGAAAAGCTACGGTTTGGATGAAAGGTGACGAAATCATAAGAGTGACAGCCAGAAAAGACCAGTGGGGAGAAGTTGAAGAGTTCATCTGTGACACATGTCGTTTCGAAAGAAAAGAACTTTCAGACTGGAATCTTGAAGGTCCTAGGCATATCGACAGACACTCAGTTATTTCATTGAATCATTATGAAAAACCTAAGGATGAGCTAAGAGTTTTAGACAATCCGATGGCGAAAGAAATAAGTGAAAAAGACGAAAAATAA
- a CDS encoding NADH-quinone oxidoreductase subunit NuoE family protein: MSETIAFKPESLEQVHKIIARYPEGRQKSALLPVLHLAQKEFGGWLDVPVMDYVAELLSIKPIEVYEVATFYTMFNMKPVGKYVLEVCRTGPCMVCGSEKILDHIRTKLNIKDGETTEDGMFTLKPAECLGACGYAPMLQLGKFYHENLTIEKVDEILDLCRQGQIALD, encoded by the coding sequence ATGAGCGAAACAATAGCTTTTAAACCGGAAAGTTTAGAACAGGTACATAAAATTATCGCGAGATATCCTGAAGGAAGACAAAAATCTGCTCTTCTTCCTGTCCTGCATTTGGCACAGAAAGAATTCGGGGGATGGTTGGACGTTCCTGTGATGGATTATGTTGCGGAATTGTTGAGTATTAAGCCAATTGAAGTATACGAAGTGGCAACTTTCTATACCATGTTCAATATGAAGCCGGTTGGTAAATACGTTTTGGAAGTTTGCAGAACCGGACCTTGCATGGTTTGCGGAAGCGAAAAAATCCTAGACCATATCAGAACAAAACTGAACATTAAAGACGGTGAAACTACAGAAGACGGAATGTTCACATTAAAACCTGCTGAATGTCTTGGTGCCTGCGGATATGCACCGATGTTGCAGTTAGGAAAATTTTATCACGAAAATTTAACGATAGAAAAAGTAGATGAAATCCTTGATCTTTGCAGACAGGGACAAATTGCTTTGGATTAA
- a CDS encoding NADH-quinone oxidoreductase subunit J family protein: MDQFLFFLVAFLAVASAVYFVFARNPLYAILSLIVTMFSIAGMYILLNAQFLAIIQIIVYAGAIMVLFLYILMMLNLNKQDESKKNNTLKFVGVFTAGLLLIGVLGVFRGVQQDHIVVENVDKGVGLTKNLGRLLFNEYVLPFELASILILAGIVGAVLIGKKDL, translated from the coding sequence ATGGATCAGTTTTTATTTTTCTTGGTGGCGTTTTTAGCAGTGGCAAGTGCGGTTTACTTCGTATTCGCCAGAAATCCTTTATATGCTATTTTGTCATTAATTGTTACAATGTTTTCTATTGCGGGCATGTACATTCTTCTGAATGCACAATTCCTTGCGATTATCCAGATTATAGTGTACGCCGGTGCCATCATGGTACTATTCCTTTATATTTTGATGATGCTTAACCTTAATAAGCAAGACGAAAGTAAGAAGAACAATACTTTAAAATTTGTTGGAGTTTTTACAGCCGGTCTCTTATTAATTGGAGTTTTAGGCGTATTCAGAGGGGTTCAGCAGGATCATATCGTTGTTGAAAACGTAGATAAAGGAGTTGGTCTTACGAAAAATCTGGGAAGACTTTTGTTTAATGAATATGTTTTGCCGTTTGAGCTTGCATCCATCCTTATTTTGGCAGGTATTGTAGGTGCGGTATTAATCGGTAAAAAAGATTTATAA
- a CDS encoding complex I subunit 4 family protein codes for MSYLLLTLLLLPLVGSGLVFAWKNNSSKYLALGIALIQMLVTFYIAADFNFNPTVDSVLQHEINYPWSQFIKSSLHFGIDGMSLLLLLLTNILAPIIILSSFNENVSYRNTFYGLILLMQFGLVGVFTSLDGLLFYIFWEVTLIPIWFIAGLWGQENKRFEFTTKFFVYTFVGSLFMLAGLIYVYNHSASFALTDLYNAQLNEVQQTVVFWFIFFAFAVKLPVFPFHTWQPDTYTYSPTQGSMLLSGIMLKMAIYGVMRYLLPITPLPIAGISGQIVIILAIIGIVHGALIAIIQTDMKRIIAYSSFSHVGLMVAGIFASAVITLRGTFNIEGAEGALVQTFAHGINVVGLFYCCDILYKRFKSRDIRQMGGLAKVAPKFAVLFLIIILGSMGVPLTNGFIGEFILLKSIYDFNGTAAVIAGLTIILAAVYLLRFYGKAMFGQGDEAVLSTAKDLSAVEFSVLASLAVFVIILGIFPQPVIEMVSSSVRFIYQSMVS; via the coding sequence ATGTCTTATTTACTATTAACATTATTACTATTACCTCTAGTAGGTTCGGGATTAGTTTTTGCCTGGAAAAACAATTCCAGCAAATATTTGGCACTGGGAATTGCATTGATTCAAATGCTTGTAACTTTCTACATTGCGGCGGATTTTAATTTTAATCCAACGGTAGACAGCGTTTTACAGCACGAGATCAATTATCCATGGTCACAATTCATTAAAAGCTCTCTTCACTTCGGGATCGATGGGATGAGTTTGCTTCTTTTGTTGTTGACTAATATTTTAGCGCCAATTATTATTTTATCTTCTTTTAACGAAAATGTAAGCTACAGAAATACATTCTACGGTTTGATTTTGCTAATGCAGTTCGGGCTTGTAGGAGTTTTCACTTCGCTTGACGGATTATTATTCTACATTTTCTGGGAAGTAACTTTGATTCCGATCTGGTTCATTGCCGGACTTTGGGGACAGGAAAATAAAAGATTTGAATTCACTACAAAATTCTTCGTCTATACATTCGTTGGATCATTATTCATGTTAGCCGGATTGATTTATGTTTACAATCACTCCGCTTCATTTGCATTAACTGATTTATACAATGCTCAATTAAACGAAGTACAGCAAACAGTGGTTTTCTGGTTTATTTTCTTTGCTTTTGCAGTGAAATTACCGGTATTCCCTTTCCACACATGGCAGCCGGATACCTACACCTACTCTCCTACTCAGGGATCAATGTTATTATCAGGGATCATGCTGAAAATGGCGATTTATGGAGTTATGCGTTATTTATTACCAATTACTCCCCTTCCAATTGCAGGAATTTCCGGACAGATTGTAATCATCCTTGCTATTATCGGAATTGTTCACGGTGCATTAATCGCGATTATTCAAACAGATATGAAGAGAATCATTGCGTATTCTTCTTTCTCTCACGTTGGACTGATGGTAGCGGGTATTTTCGCTTCTGCGGTGATTACTTTAAGAGGAACTTTCAATATTGAAGGTGCCGAAGGTGCATTGGTACAGACTTTTGCTCACGGTATCAACGTGGTAGGTCTATTCTACTGCTGTGATATTTTATATAAGAGATTTAAATCAAGAGATATCAGACAAATGGGAGGTCTTGCAAAAGTAGCTCCTAAGTTTGCCGTATTATTCTTGATCATTATACTAGGTTCAATGGGAGTTCCATTGACCAACGGATTCATCGGAGAATTTATTTTGTTGAAATCGATTTATGATTTTAATGGAACTGCAGCGGTAATTGCAGGTCTTACGATCATTCTTGCTGCTGTATATTTATTGAGATTTTACGGAAAAGCAATGTTCGGGCAAGGTGATGAAGCGGTTTTAAGTACAGCAAAAGATTTATCCGCAGTAGAATTTTCCGTATTGGCAAGTTTAGCGGTTTTTGTGATTATACTTGGTATTTTCCCACAGCCGGTAATCGAAATGGTGAGTAGTTCAGTGAGGTTTATCTACCAATCAATGGTAAGTTAA
- the nuoL gene encoding NADH-quinone oxidoreductase subunit L, which produces MENLVYAIILLPLLGFLINGLFGKNLPKILVGSLATAMVFIPFCIAVSIFMNFDSESPAVIVRAFEWFRVNGVQINFGFQIDQLSLMMIMIITGIGSLIHLYSIGYMSHDKGFYKFFTYLNLFIFSMLLLVMGSNYLILFIGWEGVGLCSYLLIGFWYTNEEYGKAARKAFIMNRIGDLALLIGIFMIAGQTNAVDYLTVAENAGKFELDGSVIIFITASLFIGATGKSAQVPLYTWLPDAMAGPTPVSALIHAATMVTAGIYLVVRSNFLFTLAPTVQGGILFIGFLTAALAGFYALRQNDIKKVLAYSTVSQLGFMFIALGLGAYTTAMFHVMTHAFFKALLFLGAGSVIHAMSNEQDMRFMGGLKKYIPLTHATFLIGTLAISGFPLLSGMISKDEILVAAFAKNPVYWVILFILAAVTATYMFRLYYLTFHGEFRGTDEQKHHLHESPSNMTIPLIVLAILSVLGGLINLPHFIGHGHYAKLMEWLKPVLTAESFKQMETTLSAVPFGTEMMLLGATVLMFFCVWFIVKNTYVNKKKQAQPEEMYTGWEKLSARKLYIDELYNALIVKTVEGLGRGGKMFDKGILDRFVDFVGDGAEDSGKAMKRIQNGNVENYILVMSLAVGIILIVNFILQ; this is translated from the coding sequence ATGGAAAATCTAGTATATGCAATAATACTTTTACCACTTTTAGGGTTTCTTATAAACGGTTTATTCGGGAAAAATCTTCCAAAAATATTGGTGGGCTCCTTAGCTACGGCAATGGTTTTTATTCCGTTCTGTATCGCTGTGAGTATTTTCATGAATTTCGATTCAGAAAGCCCTGCTGTCATTGTAAGAGCTTTTGAATGGTTTAGAGTAAATGGAGTTCAGATCAATTTCGGATTCCAGATCGATCAGTTGTCATTAATGATGATTATGATCATTACAGGTATCGGCTCTTTGATTCACCTGTACTCTATCGGATATATGAGCCATGATAAAGGTTTCTATAAGTTTTTTACTTATTTAAATCTATTTATCTTCTCCATGTTATTATTGGTAATGGGAAGCAACTACCTGATCCTGTTCATCGGATGGGAAGGTGTAGGATTGTGTTCTTATTTACTAATCGGATTCTGGTATACCAACGAAGAATATGGTAAAGCAGCAAGAAAGGCTTTCATCATGAACAGAATCGGTGACCTTGCGTTATTGATCGGTATCTTCATGATTGCCGGACAAACCAACGCTGTTGATTATCTAACAGTAGCGGAAAACGCAGGCAAATTTGAATTAGACGGAAGCGTAATTATCTTCATTACGGCGAGTTTATTTATCGGTGCAACAGGTAAATCTGCTCAGGTTCCATTATATACATGGCTACCGGATGCGATGGCCGGTCCGACTCCGGTTTCTGCGTTGATTCACGCGGCAACGATGGTAACGGCGGGTATCTATTTAGTAGTAAGATCAAACTTCTTATTTACTTTGGCGCCAACAGTTCAGGGAGGAATTTTATTCATCGGATTTCTAACCGCTGCCTTAGCAGGATTCTACGCACTTCGTCAAAACGATATCAAAAAAGTCTTGGCATATTCCACAGTTTCACAACTTGGATTTATGTTCATCGCTTTAGGATTAGGAGCTTATACAACGGCTATGTTCCACGTAATGACACACGCTTTCTTCAAAGCACTATTGTTCTTGGGAGCAGGTTCTGTAATCCACGCCATGAGCAACGAACAGGATATGCGTTTCATGGGAGGTCTTAAAAAATATATTCCTCTTACTCATGCTACTTTCCTTATCGGAACACTGGCAATTTCAGGATTCCCTTTACTTTCGGGGATGATTTCTAAAGACGAAATTCTAGTCGCAGCATTTGCTAAAAATCCGGTTTACTGGGTGATTTTATTCATTTTAGCAGCTGTTACGGCAACTTATATGTTTAGATTGTATTATTTGACTTTCCACGGAGAGTTCAGAGGTACGGACGAACAGAAGCATCACTTACACGAAAGCCCGTCTAATATGACAATTCCATTGATCGTATTGGCTATTCTTTCTGTTTTGGGTGGTTTAATTAACCTTCCTCACTTCATCGGCCACGGTCATTACGCCAAATTAATGGAATGGCTGAAACCGGTTCTTACTGCGGAAAGCTTTAAACAAATGGAAACTACATTGTCTGCAGTTCCGTTTGGTACTGAAATGATGTTATTGGGAGCGACAGTTCTGATGTTCTTCTGTGTTTGGTTTATTGTTAAAAATACTTATGTTAACAAGAAAAAACAGGCACAACCGGAAGAAATGTACACAGGATGGGAAAAACTGTCTGCCAGAAAATTATATATTGACGAACTTTACAATGCATTGATTGTAAAAACTGTTGAAGGGTTAGGACGCGGAGGAAAGATGTTTGATAAAGGTATTCTTGATCGTTTTGTGGACTTTGTGGGCGACGGTGCTGAAGATAGCGGAAAAGCTATGAAACGTATCCAGAACGGAAATGTTGAGAATTACATTCTTGTCATGTCTTTAGCTGTGGGAATTATACTGATTGTTAACTTTATATTACAATAA
- the nuoF gene encoding NADH-quinone oxidoreductase subunit NuoF, producing MSKKLLLKDAHIEGIRYFETYRKQGGYTAAEKALKMTPDEILEEVKTSGLRGRGGAGFPTGMKWSFLAKPEGVPRHLVVNADESEPGTFKDRYLMEFLPHLLIEGMLISSFCLGSNVSYIYIRGEYSWIPDILEEAIEEAKAAGFLGKNILGTGFDCEIYVQRGGGAYICGEETALLESLEGKRGNPRLKPPFPAVKGLWERPTVVNNVESIAAIVPIIDITGAEYAKIGVGRSTGTKLISACGNINKPGVYEIDMTITVEEFIYSDEYCGGIPNGKRLKACIPGGSSVPIVPANLLLKTVNGEPRYMNYESLADGGFATGTMMGSGGFIVLDEDQCIVEHTMTLARFYHHESCGQCTPCREGTGWMHKILKKIEKGEGKMEDIDLLWDIQRKIEGNTICPLGDAAAWPVAAAIRHFRDEFEWHVKNPELCLTQNYGLANYADPIPAPSI from the coding sequence ATGAGTAAAAAACTTTTACTTAAAGACGCACATATAGAAGGTATTCGCTACTTTGAAACTTACCGTAAACAGGGAGGTTACACAGCAGCTGAAAAAGCCTTGAAAATGACACCCGACGAAATTTTGGAAGAAGTAAAAACTTCCGGACTTCGTGGTCGTGGTGGAGCCGGATTCCCAACCGGGATGAAATGGAGCTTTCTGGCAAAACCGGAAGGCGTACCAAGACACCTGGTAGTAAATGCCGATGAATCTGAACCAGGAACTTTCAAAGACAGATATTTAATGGAGTTTCTTCCTCATTTATTGATCGAAGGAATGTTGATATCATCTTTCTGTTTAGGTTCAAATGTCTCTTATATCTACATCCGTGGAGAATATTCATGGATTCCGGATATTTTAGAAGAAGCGATTGAAGAAGCTAAAGCTGCAGGATTTTTAGGTAAAAATATCTTAGGAACAGGTTTCGATTGCGAAATCTACGTTCAAAGAGGTGGTGGAGCTTATATCTGTGGTGAAGAAACGGCATTGCTGGAATCTCTTGAAGGTAAAAGAGGAAATCCGAGATTAAAACCGCCATTCCCTGCTGTAAAAGGACTTTGGGAAAGACCAACGGTGGTAAATAATGTTGAATCTATCGCAGCAATCGTTCCAATCATTGATATTACAGGAGCTGAATACGCTAAAATCGGAGTTGGAAGATCTACAGGGACAAAATTAATTTCTGCCTGCGGAAACATCAATAAACCGGGAGTTTATGAAATCGATATGACCATTACGGTTGAAGAATTCATTTATTCCGATGAATATTGCGGCGGTATCCCGAACGGAAAAAGATTAAAAGCTTGTATTCCGGGCGGAAGCTCTGTACCGATTGTTCCGGCAAATTTATTATTGAAAACAGTAAACGGAGAACCGAGATACATGAACTATGAATCATTGGCAGACGGTGGTTTCGCTACCGGAACAATGATGGGTTCTGGAGGTTTCATCGTATTGGATGAAGACCAGTGTATCGTAGAACATACCATGACTTTAGCGAGATTTTATCATCACGAAAGTTGCGGACAATGTACTCCATGTCGTGAAGGTACGGGATGGATGCACAAAATTTTAAAGAAAATTGAGAAGGGAGAAGGAAAAATGGAAGACATCGATCTTCTTTGGGATATCCAGAGAAAAATCGAAGGAAATACCATCTGTCCTTTGGGTGATGCAGCAGCTTGGCCTGTCGCGGCAGCGATACGTCATTTTAGGGATGAATTTGAGTGGCACGTAAAAAATCCGGAATTGTGTTTGACACAAAACTATGGTTTAGCGAATTATGCAGATCCTATTCCGGCACCGTCCATTTAA
- the nuoK gene encoding NADH-quinone oxidoreductase subunit NuoK — MGEVNTFIQSIPLNYFIILSSVLFCLGVLGVLLRKNAIVILGCVELMLNSVNLLLAAFSAYKGNGDGQLLVFFIMVVAAAEVAVGLAIIAMLYRNTRSVDVSIFNKLRG, encoded by the coding sequence ATGGGAGAAGTAAATACATTTATACAAAGCATCCCTCTGAATTATTTCATCATTCTTTCGTCAGTATTATTCTGCCTGGGAGTGTTGGGAGTATTGTTGAGAAAAAATGCTATTGTTATTTTGGGTTGTGTAGAGCTTATGCTGAATTCTGTAAACCTTTTATTGGCTGCATTTTCAGCGTACAAAGGTAACGGCGACGGACAACTTTTAGTTTTCTTCATTATGGTGGTGGCTGCTGCGGAAGTAGCGGTAGGCTTGGCAATTATTGCTATGCTGTATAGAAATACCCGTTCTGTTGATGTAAGTATATTTAATAAATTAAGAGGATAA
- a CDS encoding NuoI/complex I 23 kDa subunit family protein: MKLTNRSKVVSNKEMTLAEKIYLPAIFTGMGITFKHAVRTVLKGAPAVYSYPEVQKPRADIWRGQHVLKRDEEGRERCTACGLCAVACPAEAITMTSAERTKEEKHLYREEKYASVYEINMLRCIFCGMCEEACPKSAIYLTDRLVDVETNRGSFIYGKDKLVEKINERIDITERQSEKQKNAVK; this comes from the coding sequence ATGAAACTTACGAACAGATCAAAAGTTGTTTCAAACAAAGAAATGACCCTTGCTGAAAAAATCTACCTTCCTGCCATTTTTACAGGAATGGGGATTACATTCAAGCATGCTGTAAGAACCGTATTGAAAGGTGCTCCCGCAGTATATTCATATCCGGAAGTACAGAAACCGAGAGCGGATATCTGGAGAGGCCAGCACGTTTTGAAAAGAGACGAAGAAGGCAGAGAAAGATGTACGGCTTGCGGGCTTTGTGCAGTGGCTTGCCCTGCAGAAGCAATTACGATGACTTCCGCCGAAAGAACTAAAGAAGAAAAACACCTTTACAGAGAAGAAAAATATGCTTCAGTATACGAAATCAATATGCTGAGATGTATTTTCTGCGGTATGTGTGAGGAGGCCTGTCCAAAGTCTGCGATCTATCTTACAGACAGATTGGTGGATGTGGAAACCAACAGAGGTTCTTTCATCTATGGAAAAGATAAATTAGTTGAAAAAATAAACGAAAGGATTGATATCACTGAAAGACAATCCGAGAAACAAAAAAATGCGGTAAAATAA